In Paenibacillus kyungheensis, the following are encoded in one genomic region:
- a CDS encoding LLM class flavin-dependent oxidoreductase, whose protein sequence is MSTSDHIQRDEVEFGWFLPTMGDGTRFGQESERPPTLDYLTNVAQTAEKAGFEFALIPTGGACLDSWVVGSAIIGATTTLKPLVALRPGLIAPVLAARMAAGLDNLSGGRARINIVTGSSPDDLEELGDPLARAHDEKYARTREYVHIMKSVWEQAAGLSSTEFGSNNHSSVSNHKVDFKGEYYELKGGTSRPATVQKPTLPIYFGGSSAMAKSVGAAYSDVFLMWGEPLEMIREQVEELKQAQADYAQEHGEVRPLRIGMRAQVLVRDTEEEAWQAARDLIKDIDPETIERAKASFSQTGATGQTRQNQIRDAAAQNDFVVGPNLWAGLSNLRSGGALMFVGTPDQVSDRLIEYAEIGITSFILSSYPHLEEAQIFGESTLPLFKEKWSKRLVTSN, encoded by the coding sequence ATGTCAACATCTGATCATATTCAACGGGATGAAGTAGAATTTGGCTGGTTTTTACCTACAATGGGAGATGGAACACGTTTTGGACAAGAATCGGAGCGTCCTCCCACTCTTGACTATTTAACAAATGTTGCTCAGACGGCTGAAAAAGCAGGATTTGAATTTGCTTTGATTCCTACAGGTGGTGCTTGTCTGGATTCATGGGTAGTTGGATCAGCGATTATCGGTGCAACGACTACCCTCAAACCTCTTGTGGCTCTTCGCCCGGGGTTGATCGCTCCTGTATTAGCCGCACGTATGGCAGCAGGGCTAGATAACTTATCCGGTGGACGAGCACGTATTAATATCGTAACTGGCAGTTCTCCTGATGATCTAGAAGAATTAGGCGATCCACTTGCTCGTGCTCATGATGAGAAATATGCCCGTACTCGTGAATATGTGCATATTATGAAAAGTGTGTGGGAACAAGCTGCTGGTCTTTCTTCAACAGAGTTTGGCAGTAATAATCATTCTTCTGTATCCAATCACAAAGTGGATTTCAAAGGAGAATACTATGAATTAAAAGGCGGTACAAGCCGTCCGGCTACTGTTCAAAAGCCGACACTTCCGATCTACTTCGGCGGTAGTTCTGCAATGGCAAAATCTGTCGGTGCAGCATATTCAGATGTATTTCTAATGTGGGGCGAACCTCTTGAAATGATTCGAGAGCAAGTCGAAGAACTCAAGCAAGCTCAAGCAGACTATGCGCAAGAACATGGCGAAGTGCGCCCTCTTCGTATCGGTATGCGTGCTCAAGTTCTGGTTCGTGATACTGAAGAAGAAGCATGGCAAGCTGCACGTGATCTGATCAAAGATATCGATCCAGAAACGATTGAACGTGCCAAAGCTTCCTTTAGTCAGACAGGTGCTACAGGTCAGACACGTCAAAATCAGATTCGCGATGCAGCCGCTCAAAATGACTTTGTAGTTGGACCTAATCTTTGGGCAGGATTATCGAACCTTCGTTCAGGTGGAGCTTTGATGTTTGTTGGTACACCAGATCAAGTCTCAGATCGTCTGATCGAATATGCAGAGATTGGCATTACTTCTTTTATTCTATCCAGCTACCCTCATTTAGAAGAAGCACAGATTTTTGGTGAAAGCACATTGCCATTATTTAAAGAAAAATGGAGTAAGCGCCTAGTGACTTCTAATTAA
- a CDS encoding DUF3900 domain-containing protein → MRFDIQFLSFFVLQVEGKEGQTNKNYKHYQTLDDDEYEESEIKKFLHAEFTRTAKRKVEKNPGTEQPPTKIGTFLVEPGHELTSNPNFNLFTRLRAVDNKEDFKNACDDLVRSYLETSSVRGGALIITQAKLDTHFDDPFIFVMKCDFEQRIARISDERSLISEVEMAISARNMKSIQYPHMPEEGMIEEWELKIHQSSHARYFEDFLKYITYEQSIPEIVNERVMDYVQTYVEEKWPDATNLERQQEEHDLELWAASEKRDIQEKWEPQHVIEAAERIVEIKPEIEIKMKLGDTSIRGLLADYGYRLHIAKLGDHYAMVIEGDAFTFDKGFSPVELLQPEPFEVVARRLVDRANEAPERDDDIPY, encoded by the coding sequence ATGCGATTTGATATTCAATTTTTATCTTTTTTTGTACTGCAAGTTGAAGGCAAAGAAGGGCAGACGAACAAAAACTATAAACATTATCAGACATTAGATGACGATGAGTATGAAGAAAGTGAAATCAAAAAGTTTCTTCATGCTGAATTTACTCGTACCGCTAAGCGCAAAGTAGAAAAAAATCCAGGCACAGAACAACCGCCTACCAAAATAGGTACATTTTTAGTAGAACCGGGACATGAATTGACCAGTAATCCCAACTTCAATTTATTTACTCGCCTTAGAGCTGTTGATAACAAAGAAGATTTCAAAAATGCTTGCGACGATCTGGTACGTAGCTATCTGGAAACAAGTTCTGTACGTGGAGGAGCATTGATTATTACACAAGCAAAGCTGGATACCCATTTTGACGATCCCTTTATTTTTGTAATGAAATGTGATTTTGAACAGCGGATTGCACGTATCTCTGATGAACGTAGTCTGATTAGCGAAGTGGAAATGGCGATCAGTGCTCGGAATATGAAATCGATCCAATACCCTCATATGCCAGAAGAAGGCATGATTGAAGAATGGGAGCTCAAAATTCATCAATCGTCCCATGCGCGGTACTTTGAAGACTTTTTGAAATATATTACGTATGAGCAATCGATTCCTGAGATTGTAAATGAACGTGTGATGGATTATGTACAGACTTATGTAGAAGAAAAGTGGCCGGATGCGACTAACCTGGAACGTCAGCAAGAAGAGCATGATCTAGAACTATGGGCAGCCAGTGAAAAGCGAGATATTCAAGAAAAATGGGAACCTCAACATGTGATCGAAGCGGCAGAGCGCATCGTAGAGATCAAGCCAGAGATTGAGATCAAAATGAAGCTAGGGGATACCAGTATTCGTGGACTACTAGCTGATTACGGATACCGACTGCATATTGCCAAATTAGGTGATCATTATGCAATGGTGATTGAAGGCGATGCGTTTACATTTGATAAAGGATTCTCCCCGGTCGAACTGTTACAGCCGGAGCCTTTTGAAGTGGTCGCTAGACGATTAGTAGATCGCGCCAATGAAGCACCTGAACGTGATGATGATATTCCTTATTGA
- a CDS encoding ABC transporter substrate-binding protein yields MKINRSRQTWSLLSLCLFLFLAACGGGQSTTGSTASTGTTADAASETSSGPVKIVWWHSMSGDLNKVVDELVKKFNDSQKDVQVEAIFQGDYDASINKFKTSMGSGSGPTMIQTYDVGTRYMIDSQAITPMQQFIDADKFDTSQFEPNILKYYTFDNQLYSMPFNTSNPIFYYNKDAFKKAGLDPENPPKTLDEWEKAAKALTKDGQTGMSLPIYGWLMEQMFASQDATLLNNDNGRTALATESQLGTEPGVKFLTWWKKLIDEKYMLNLGRKTDDTKKAFAAGQVAVTMDSTASLRGLISSTEGKFEVGTAPLPKVSSSDIGKGGVVIGGASLWIMNDKPAAEQQAAWKFIKFLAEPEQQAYWHVNTGYFPITKAAYNEDLVKENMKKYPQFETAVDQLHNTKIDPATQGAVMGIFTEARQLTETAIEEALNGSKEPQAALSDAAAQITQKLKDYNDSVNP; encoded by the coding sequence ATGAAAATCAATCGTTCGCGTCAAACATGGAGTTTGCTTAGTTTATGCCTATTTTTATTCCTGGCAGCTTGTGGTGGAGGTCAAAGTACAACAGGTTCTACAGCATCTACAGGTACAACTGCTGATGCAGCTAGCGAGACTTCTTCCGGTCCTGTAAAAATAGTCTGGTGGCATTCGATGAGTGGCGATTTGAATAAAGTAGTTGATGAGTTAGTTAAAAAGTTCAATGATTCTCAAAAAGATGTTCAAGTCGAAGCTATTTTCCAAGGGGATTATGATGCAAGTATCAACAAATTCAAAACATCGATGGGATCAGGTAGCGGCCCTACAATGATTCAAACGTATGATGTAGGTACACGTTATATGATCGATTCTCAAGCGATCACACCAATGCAACAATTTATCGATGCAGATAAATTTGATACTTCTCAATTCGAACCGAATATTTTGAAATATTATACATTTGATAATCAGTTGTACTCTATGCCTTTTAACACATCTAATCCGATTTTCTACTATAACAAAGATGCTTTCAAAAAAGCAGGTCTAGATCCAGAAAATCCTCCTAAAACATTAGATGAATGGGAAAAAGCAGCTAAAGCTTTAACCAAAGATGGACAAACAGGAATGTCATTGCCGATCTACGGATGGTTAATGGAGCAAATGTTTGCAAGCCAGGATGCAACATTATTAAATAATGATAATGGTCGTACAGCACTTGCAACTGAATCTCAATTAGGTACTGAGCCTGGTGTGAAATTTTTAACATGGTGGAAAAAGTTAATTGATGAGAAATATATGCTCAATCTAGGTCGTAAAACAGATGATACGAAAAAAGCATTTGCTGCGGGTCAGGTTGCCGTAACGATGGATAGTACAGCTTCTCTTCGTGGATTAATTAGCTCGACAGAAGGTAAATTTGAAGTGGGAACAGCTCCATTGCCTAAAGTATCTTCTAGTGATATCGGTAAAGGTGGCGTGGTTATCGGTGGTGCAAGTCTTTGGATTATGAATGATAAGCCCGCAGCAGAACAACAAGCGGCTTGGAAATTTATCAAGTTCTTAGCAGAACCAGAACAACAAGCTTACTGGCATGTAAATACAGGCTACTTCCCTATTACCAAAGCTGCTTATAATGAAGATTTGGTCAAAGAAAACATGAAGAAATATCCTCAATTCGAGACTGCTGTAGATCAATTGCACAATACCAAAATCGATCCAGCGACTCAAGGTGCTGTAATGGGTATTTTCACAGAAGCACGTCAATTAACAGAGACAGCGATTGAAGAAGCTCTTAACGGTTCCAAAGAACCTCAAGCTGCTCTAAGTGATGCAGCAGCGCAAATCACACAGAAATTGAAAGATTATAACGATAGCGTTAATCCTTAA
- a CDS encoding WD40/YVTN/BNR-like repeat-containing protein, whose protein sequence is MKLTMRKALFIWITLVFVLSACQSSTSDYDPAADKASTQELKKMQTEDQGQTLTLNHTATSDTKQGGSSAERGYKIQTRLTDFQLLSASAGLAWGVTRNELRIYVTQDSGDTWDNVSPAQTVTFSEPPTYGKDIFFLNQNNGWVIRNASGVGETLILHTTDGGQNWNFATLNDEATVLGIYFIDSSNGWVMTSLDSSKDSADMQEKALYTTTDGGNTWKKIMQNTGVFVTEGSTAQAIPQLGKLVGMSFRDRNNGFVTLEQHGTPHLYITSNGGKTWKTGPDFDKNKKLPACHSFTTGKPQFFGDSKTAGWMNIGCVKDSQTSYNGYFTHDAGKTWNFAPFALQAQTGVNQSMGPTFLNDKIGWSVVNGIVYRTANQGKTWKALPINNTLQNTLNKYPELVKLQFFSADVGWLLVAKNEERRSLLMQTTDGGKTWHVL, encoded by the coding sequence ATGAAGTTAACTATGCGCAAAGCGCTTTTCATATGGATTACACTTGTGTTTGTACTTAGTGCTTGTCAATCTTCTACAAGTGATTATGATCCAGCAGCAGACAAAGCATCAACTCAAGAACTCAAAAAAATGCAAACTGAAGATCAGGGGCAGACACTTACCCTTAACCATACAGCAACATCCGATACGAAGCAGGGGGGATCTTCTGCTGAAAGAGGATATAAGATTCAGACAAGACTGACAGACTTTCAACTACTAAGTGCTAGTGCAGGGCTTGCGTGGGGTGTAACCCGTAACGAATTACGTATATATGTTACACAGGATAGTGGAGACACATGGGATAATGTATCTCCTGCACAAACGGTCACTTTTTCAGAACCACCTACGTATGGCAAAGATATCTTTTTCCTGAATCAAAATAACGGCTGGGTGATTCGCAATGCGTCAGGTGTAGGAGAAACATTGATTCTACATACTACCGATGGCGGGCAAAATTGGAACTTTGCTACATTAAATGATGAAGCTACTGTATTGGGCATTTATTTTATTGATAGTAGCAATGGTTGGGTAATGACTTCTTTGGATTCATCAAAAGATTCAGCAGATATGCAAGAAAAAGCATTATATACCACTACCGATGGTGGTAACACATGGAAAAAAATTATGCAAAACACAGGCGTATTTGTAACTGAAGGTTCAACCGCTCAAGCGATCCCGCAATTAGGTAAGCTTGTAGGAATGTCTTTTCGGGATCGTAACAATGGATTTGTAACTCTGGAACAACATGGTACACCTCATTTATATATTACAAGTAATGGGGGCAAAACCTGGAAAACAGGGCCAGACTTTGATAAAAATAAAAAATTGCCAGCTTGTCATTCTTTCACCACAGGCAAACCTCAATTTTTTGGTGATAGCAAAACAGCAGGCTGGATGAATATTGGTTGTGTGAAAGATAGTCAGACTAGTTATAACGGATACTTTACTCATGATGCAGGGAAGACATGGAACTTTGCTCCATTTGCTTTACAAGCGCAGACCGGAGTCAATCAATCGATGGGACCTACTTTTTTAAATGATAAAATCGGTTGGTCTGTAGTCAACGGCATCGTGTACCGTACAGCTAATCAAGGCAAAACGTGGAAAGCTTTACCTATCAATAACACATTGCAGAACACATTGAATAAATATCCTGAATTGGTTAAATTGCAATTTTTCTCTGCGGATGTAGGCTGGTTATTAGTTGCCAAAAATGAAGAACGACGTTCTTTATTAATGCAGACGACAGACGGTGGCAAAACATGGCATGTACTATAA
- a CDS encoding L-lactate dehydrogenase has protein sequence MTVSESVSKPHRVVVIGTGAVGSTTAYTLLLHKRMSELVFIDANHNKALGEALDMNHGLPFVGGVKLWAGDYSDCKDADIIIIAAGSNQRPGETRIDLLNRNSAIFEEIISNITKYNNSGILLIATNPVDILSYVSWKKSGWPSNRVIGSGTLLDSARFRYLIGKEKGIDPRSIHAHIIGEHGDSELPVWSLSNIAGAPLDFEEDKQNEIFENTKNAAYEIINAKGSTSYAIALALDRIVAAILQNEHAVLNVSSLLEDYHGISDVYLGVPAIVGRDGIQAKLPIPMNEHEEQLLRDSAKKLKDQIAQLDI, from the coding sequence ATGACAGTATCTGAATCTGTATCCAAGCCCCACCGTGTCGTTGTTATTGGCACAGGAGCCGTAGGCTCCACAACCGCTTACACCCTTCTACTCCACAAGAGAATGTCTGAACTCGTCTTTATTGATGCGAATCACAACAAAGCTCTTGGCGAAGCACTCGATATGAACCACGGACTCCCATTTGTCGGCGGCGTCAAACTATGGGCAGGTGATTATTCGGATTGCAAAGACGCAGATATTATCATTATCGCTGCCGGTTCAAATCAACGTCCAGGCGAAACCCGGATTGATTTGTTAAATCGGAACTCAGCCATCTTCGAAGAGATTATTTCGAATATTACGAAATATAATAATAGTGGTATTCTACTGATCGCTACTAATCCAGTAGATATACTCAGTTATGTATCCTGGAAAAAAAGCGGCTGGCCATCTAATCGAGTGATTGGTTCCGGTACATTACTCGATAGCGCACGCTTCCGTTATTTAATTGGTAAAGAAAAAGGTATTGATCCTCGTAGTATTCATGCTCATATTATTGGTGAACATGGTGATTCCGAGTTGCCAGTATGGAGTCTGTCTAATATTGCAGGAGCTCCACTGGATTTTGAAGAAGACAAACAAAACGAAATTTTTGAAAATACAAAAAATGCCGCTTACGAAATTATCAATGCTAAAGGCTCTACATCGTATGCAATAGCACTCGCACTAGACCGCATTGTAGCCGCTATTTTGCAAAATGAACACGCTGTATTGAATGTATCTTCTCTGCTTGAAGATTATCATGGAATCTCTGATGTATATCTCGGTGTACCTGCTATTGTCGGTCGAGATGGTATTCAGGCAAAACTACCGATTCCTATGAATGAGCATGAAGAACAATTACTACGTGATTCTGCGAAAAAACTGAAAGATCAGATTGCACAGCTAGATATTTAA
- a CDS encoding SDR family NAD(P)-dependent oxidoreductase produces the protein MEHAYTQTPQHNINSGFGHDSTASEVLQGIDLTGKVALVTGGYSGLGLETTRALVQAGAHVIVPARRPDVAREALKGLEYVEVDELDLSDLESVRAFAGRLVESGRSIDLAILNAGVMACPETRVGPGWELQFATNHLGHFTLINLIWSALTAGEGARVVATSSAGHHISPIRWDNINFDGNYQKFEAYGQAKTANALFAVELDRRGSEQGVRAFSVHPGGILTPLQRHLPKEEMVALKWIDEDGNAINSAFKTPEQGAATQLWAATSPQLEGKGGVYCEDCDIAEPAVEGVPSVGVKEYAVDPEQAKRLWDLSVKLTGASIS, from the coding sequence ATGGAACATGCTTATACGCAAACACCACAACACAACATCAATTCTGGATTTGGACATGACAGTACAGCTAGTGAGGTATTACAAGGAATCGATCTTACAGGTAAAGTAGCTCTAGTAACAGGTGGATATTCGGGTCTGGGACTTGAGACAACACGTGCGCTTGTACAAGCAGGTGCTCACGTTATCGTTCCCGCTCGTCGCCCTGATGTAGCACGAGAAGCCTTGAAAGGATTAGAATATGTAGAAGTAGATGAGCTTGATCTGTCTGATCTGGAGAGTGTACGTGCATTTGCAGGTCGCCTTGTTGAGAGTGGACGCAGTATTGATCTAGCTATTCTAAATGCAGGTGTAATGGCTTGCCCCGAGACTAGAGTAGGCCCGGGATGGGAATTACAATTTGCAACAAATCATTTGGGACACTTTACATTGATTAATTTGATCTGGTCTGCACTTACAGCAGGTGAAGGAGCAAGAGTCGTAGCGACTTCATCCGCAGGACATCATATTTCTCCAATCCGTTGGGACAATATTAACTTCGATGGAAATTATCAGAAATTCGAAGCTTATGGACAAGCCAAAACAGCTAATGCACTATTTGCAGTTGAATTGGATCGACGTGGTAGCGAGCAGGGAGTACGTGCTTTTTCTGTTCATCCAGGCGGAATCTTAACACCATTACAACGTCATTTGCCTAAAGAAGAAATGGTAGCTTTGAAATGGATCGATGAAGATGGAAATGCAATCAACTCCGCTTTCAAAACGCCAGAACAAGGCGCGGCGACTCAACTATGGGCAGCGACTTCTCCTCAGTTAGAAGGCAAAGGCGGCGTATACTGTGAAGATTGCGATATTGCTGAACCAGCTGTCGAAGGTGTACCTTCTGTCGGTGTCAAAGAATATGCAGTTGATCCTGAACAAGCCAAACGTCTGTGGGACTTATCGGTTAAACTAACCGGAGCATCAATTTCATAA
- a CDS encoding SDR family NAD(P)-dependent oxidoreductase, with translation MKYASKTVIVTGAAKGIGKAVAESYAAEGATVFLTDTLEPEGASAAATIRESGGQAHFLPCDVRREQDVIDTIQEIVNTTGQIDIVINNAGVSRWKSPYELSLDEWDDVMNTNVRACFLVSREAAKVMRDHEGGSIVNISSTRAHMSEPHSEAYAASKGGITAITHALSVSLGPDHITVNAISPGWIETGDYSALKKEDHEQHPAGRVGTPQDVARTCLFLTDPENSFITGAELIVDGGMTRKMIYVE, from the coding sequence ATGAAATATGCTTCTAAAACAGTTATCGTAACCGGTGCAGCCAAAGGAATCGGTAAAGCTGTAGCCGAAAGTTATGCCGCAGAAGGAGCTACCGTATTTTTAACAGATACGTTAGAGCCAGAAGGTGCTTCAGCTGCCGCGACTATTCGTGAAAGTGGTGGACAGGCTCATTTTCTACCTTGTGATGTACGTCGTGAACAAGATGTAATCGATACGATTCAAGAAATTGTAAATACGACCGGACAGATAGATATAGTAATCAACAATGCCGGGGTATCCCGCTGGAAATCTCCTTATGAATTAAGTCTAGATGAGTGGGACGATGTGATGAATACCAATGTAAGAGCATGCTTTCTGGTATCACGTGAAGCCGCTAAAGTGATGCGTGATCATGAAGGTGGTTCGATCGTCAATATTTCCTCAACACGTGCTCATATGTCTGAGCCTCACTCTGAAGCTTATGCTGCTTCTAAAGGCGGTATTACAGCGATTACGCATGCTTTGTCTGTATCGCTTGGCCCTGATCATATTACTGTTAACGCGATTAGCCCTGGTTGGATTGAGACAGGCGATTATAGTGCTTTGAAGAAAGAAGATCATGAGCAACATCCTGCTGGACGTGTAGGTACACCTCAAGATGTTGCAAGAACCTGTTTATTTTTGACCGATCCAGAAAATTCTTTTATTACAGGTGCAGAATTAATTGTAGATGGTGGAATGACACGCAAAATGATCTATGTAGAGTAG
- a CDS encoding carbohydrate ABC transporter permease: MDKTSVFSTKRSIRKTRSIVRYPRQTRRYSEYILAALFLAPSILLFGIFLFYPLIKSVYLSLHSTTPRGDVAKFVGFKNFTNLFTSDTFLSSLWVTTQFMLFTVPTTLILALILAAFCRSRIKGSRIFRFIFALPLAISVSTGSVIWMVLFHPTLGTLNYFLSVAGLPTINWLTDPNWALISISIMTIWMNLGFLFILLLGGMEGVPEDIYESARMDGASPIRTFVQLTLPLISPTIFFASVTSMIGAFQAFGQINILTKGGPMNSTNVIVYNLYQDAFMNFRFGTGSAQALVLFVMILILTLIQFKFGEKKVHYQ; encoded by the coding sequence TTGGATAAAACGTCAGTATTTTCAACGAAACGTTCGATTCGGAAAACTCGTTCTATCGTGCGTTATCCCCGTCAGACCCGCCGTTACAGTGAATATATACTTGCAGCTTTGTTCCTAGCTCCTTCTATATTACTGTTTGGTATATTTCTTTTTTATCCACTGATCAAATCGGTGTATCTCAGTCTTCATTCCACTACACCACGTGGAGATGTTGCCAAATTTGTAGGGTTTAAAAACTTTACAAATTTATTTACTTCCGATACATTTCTTAGCAGTTTGTGGGTAACTACTCAATTTATGTTGTTTACGGTACCGACAACATTGATCCTAGCATTGATCTTAGCTGCATTTTGTCGAAGTCGTATAAAAGGTAGTCGTATCTTCCGCTTTATTTTTGCTCTACCTCTCGCTATATCGGTAAGTACTGGTTCAGTGATCTGGATGGTTCTTTTTCATCCTACGCTTGGAACGTTAAATTATTTTCTGAGTGTTGCGGGATTACCAACGATTAACTGGTTAACCGATCCGAATTGGGCGTTGATCTCAATCTCTATAATGACGATCTGGATGAATCTAGGCTTCTTATTTATCCTTCTACTCGGTGGTATGGAAGGTGTACCTGAAGATATTTATGAAAGTGCACGTATGGACGGAGCAAGCCCTATTCGTACTTTTGTTCAGCTTACTTTACCACTCATCTCGCCTACCATTTTCTTTGCTAGTGTGACGTCGATGATTGGTGCCTTTCAGGCGTTTGGACAGATTAATATTCTAACTAAAGGTGGACCCATGAACAGTACCAACGTCATTGTCTACAATCTGTATCAAGATGCTTTTATGAATTTCCGCTTTGGGACAGGGAGTGCTCAAGCATTGGTATTATTCGTTATGATCTTGATTTTAACTCTGATTCAATTCAAATTCGGTGAAAAGAAGGTGCATTACCAATGA
- a CDS encoding MerR family transcriptional regulator gives MSTDIQQQNKLSIGEVAERSGLSVHSLRFYEREGLLLSTRIARDEGGRRRYSEVDVEWLYICTRLRASGMPIAQIRRFAELVRTGPGNEHERLDILKEHQQRVVSQMEHLNDCLEVITLKTNVYENYLNRNEPEQTWENKSLTSTNTDNDKLCQ, from the coding sequence ATGAGTACTGATATCCAACAGCAAAATAAGTTAAGTATCGGAGAAGTAGCAGAACGTTCAGGATTGAGTGTACATTCTCTTCGATTTTATGAACGAGAAGGGTTATTACTATCTACACGCATTGCAAGAGATGAAGGCGGACGGAGACGTTATAGTGAAGTAGATGTAGAATGGTTATATATTTGTACACGACTGCGTGCGTCAGGTATGCCGATTGCTCAGATTCGTCGTTTTGCTGAGCTTGTACGTACAGGCCCTGGCAATGAGCATGAACGCTTGGATATTTTGAAAGAACATCAACAGCGTGTAGTGAGTCAGATGGAACATTTAAATGACTGCTTGGAAGTCATTACACTTAAAACGAATGTGTATGAGAACTATTTGAATCGTAATGAACCAGAACAGACGTGGGAAAATAAATCTTTGACTTCTACAAACACAGACAATGATAAATTATGTCAGTAA
- a CDS encoding spore coat protein GerQ, which translates to MLTQPYRPVAYRTEHSFAGMEPIPTQMNNPTLPTYREPNRLNTRTTDLSLHQKLQNNLGKNGMFYMIPSREVIHSDYRGLLEATGEDHIVIRDLNTGLRHVLPLTSLDYAVFTEPNGAYTHISGQNPSIHAPSTRM; encoded by the coding sequence ATGTTGACTCAACCTTATCGTCCGGTCGCTTATCGAACTGAGCACAGCTTTGCTGGCATGGAACCTATTCCGACTCAAATGAACAATCCAACACTACCAACTTATCGTGAACCTAATCGTTTAAATACTCGTACTACTGATTTGTCATTGCATCAGAAATTACAAAATAATCTTGGTAAAAACGGAATGTTCTATATGATTCCTAGTCGTGAGGTTATCCATAGTGATTATCGAGGTCTATTAGAGGCTACTGGAGAAGATCATATTGTTATCCGTGATCTGAATACAGGGCTTCGGCATGTATTGCCGTTGACTTCACTGGATTATGCCGTATTTACAGAACCGAATGGTGCGTATACCCATATTTCCGGACAGAATCCTTCTATCCATGCACCATCGACACGTATGTAA
- a CDS encoding carbohydrate ABC transporter permease, with protein sequence MKQGLMRTGMAYFFMIVAAVLILLPFWIAVSNSFMTESESATYPPRFLPSGINIDNFITVMNNIPIIRFIVNSFLTSSIITVGNLITSCMAAYAFAFLRFPGRKILFGLFMATMMIPWEVTVIPNYLTVRSWGWLDSYQGLTVPFLATAFGTFLMRQFFLQLPKELMEAARIDGCGHIRIFASLAVPLSMPGLATLGIYSFLNHWNMYLWPLLITNSESMRTVQIGISMLQFADVTAWNVVMAGIVLVMLPSLVLLAVGLGRLVGGLTAGALKG encoded by the coding sequence ATGAAACAAGGTCTAATGCGCACAGGAATGGCTTATTTCTTTATGATTGTAGCTGCGGTGCTTATTCTTTTACCTTTTTGGATTGCCGTTTCCAATTCATTTATGACTGAATCTGAATCAGCTACATATCCGCCGCGCTTTTTGCCATCAGGTATCAATATCGATAACTTTATAACGGTAATGAACAATATTCCGATTATTCGCTTTATTGTAAATAGCTTTTTGACGAGCAGTATCATTACGGTCGGAAATTTGATTACTTCCTGTATGGCTGCTTACGCATTTGCATTTCTACGATTTCCGGGTCGTAAAATTTTGTTTGGTCTATTTATGGCTACAATGATGATCCCGTGGGAAGTGACTGTAATTCCCAACTATCTGACGGTTCGTAGCTGGGGCTGGTTAGATTCCTATCAAGGATTAACGGTTCCTTTTCTAGCGACTGCTTTTGGTACATTTCTAATGCGTCAGTTCTTCCTACAATTGCCCAAAGAATTAATGGAAGCTGCTCGTATTGATGGTTGTGGTCATATTCGTATTTTTGCTTCACTGGCTGTGCCTTTATCAATGCCAGGGCTAGCTACACTGGGTATCTATTCTTTCCTAAATCATTGGAATATGTATCTGTGGCCACTACTGATTACGAATAGTGAAAGTATGCGTACAGTACAGATCGGTATTAGCATGTTGCAATTTGCCGATGTTACTGCGTGGAATGTCGTTATGGCTGGTATTGTGTTGGTGATGCTCCCTTCTCTTGTTCTTCTTGCTGTAGGTCTGGGTCGCCTTGTAGGCGGTCTAACAGCAGGTGCACTGAAGGGCTAA